The following DNA comes from Hordeum vulgare subsp. vulgare chromosome 3H, MorexV3_pseudomolecules_assembly, whole genome shotgun sequence.
CATTTGATGACTTGGGGGATACCTTAGCCACCGCTGCTAGGTCATTcccttttcttcctcctcctcgccttACCGCCACCAAAGGCGTCGAGGAGTGAAGCCTATGCACGTATAATGGATGGTGGAGGCGGGGCACTTAGTTCCAAGGCGTTGTTGCTTATGTTTTTTTTCGGCAGTTTTTttatatttgtgtgtgtgtgttgatgtTGGTTTTATATATTCTAGTTATGCAAAGTGTGAATGTATACACATAGCGATGGACAATATAAGTCAATAAATTATCAAAGAAAAGTTATACCTCTGCATTCGGCAATGCAGTCGCCTACACTACGGCCCCCTTTGTTTGGGCTACAGATTCTGAGAATCACTATGATTCTTGATTCCTGAAAATCAGTTGTAGCTGTGGATTCCTGAGAATCACAAGCTGGTTGTTTGTTGGATAGATGTAGGAACTGGAGGGGTTGTGAAATGTCATTACTGCCCCTCACTGCTGAGTATTTTGAGTAGTATGGAACGCGTATGTCGCCCGCCTCATCTAATTCActagttcagcacatgtacacgtCCGTGCACATTCAGCGCAGGCGACGGGTGCACATAGGATGTTCTTCTTTAGCCGCGCACACAGACACGCGTTCGCAGGCACCTCGGCTGATCTTCTCCAGCCGTGCACACAGAACGCGTATGCTCGCTCGCCCTTCTCTTGATCCGATCGGCCGCCGCTCTCCGAGTCCACGCATCGCCCAATTCGTCACGCCGCTGGGCGATTCCCTCCTCTCCTGGTCGTCCCTCACCAGACCGGCCTGCAGTTGCCCCGATCTGGTCCTCCGTCGGGCTGGAGGAAACGGCTTGGACGGTTCCTCTGATGAGGACGTGGTGGCAGTTCTGTTGTAATTTCGACCTGTAATAGGGGCAAGGGTTCAAAGCGAACCGTTTTCTTTTGTGGAAAGCTGCAAAATCGGTGGAATCATCCAAATCGCAGCTTCCAGATTCTCTTGCTTGGTAGTTCAGTTCTTAGAATCGATTCTAGCCAGCTAAAGTGGAATCTGGTGTGTTTGTTTGAGTTTCTGATTTTGAAAGGTCCAGAATCCGGAAATCAGTAGCTGAAGCTCAAACAAAGGCCACCTACATACACATTTCATCACTTGCTGGCGCTCACCGCCCTTTCATTGAGCCATGAAATCACGTCTACAAAGATACGCTCGACGTCGGCCGGAGGCTCGGCCATGAGGACGTGCCACATCCCGGGGTACAACTTCAAGGTCTTGTCTCTACTCGACGCCCGCTCGTGGAGCAGCCGGCTCCCCTCAGGATCGGCCACCACGTCGTCCTCCCCTTGCAGCACCAAGAATGGCAAAGTGACCTACACAATTATATTACTCACAATTAAGTAGCACACAGAATTGCACGAGCACAATAGTAAGATTAAGATGATGATCCGTCAATGGTACTATTTTCTTGGAAATGACATGATTCCTACattcaatatgaaaaatagaATTGCCCTGGTAATTAGAAAAAAACGAGCGAAAACCAAATTACCCAGTGAATGGTACTATTGGCTTCTACTAATGTACCTCATGCATGTTCTTCTCAATGTCTAGGCTGACGGCGAGGAGTTCGTGGCCTGTCTGCAACGCGATGTTCCCCTTGTACATGTATGGGTTGGAACGGATCTGTAAAAGATTTCAGAGAAGTGAGTGAGAACATatttgatgcttcctcctcttaaGGTGCTTCTGTGCTACTTAAATAAAACTACTACAACAAATTGTTGGACAAAAGAATCTCACCTTCCTACGACAAAATTTTAGTTTAAAATTCAACACATGAGTCgagaaacaaaaaaggaaaaaccagATAGTGAGGACTTATTAGGCTTGGAGAATTCCTACGGGATTTTCTCTCATGTTTAGCATTCGTTTGACAAGAATAGAGTATTATTCCCTCTGCACCTTGTTGAGTTTTTCCAATAATTTCATGCCTTTTTTAGCTTTTCATGCATTGCACTGAAGTACCGCAAGGAGAGGAAACCCCGGAGAGCTTTGTGGACTATGTTTGCAACAAGTTTCTCACATTGTGAAAAGAAAAAATATTATGAAAATAACAAGCACAAACCATTTATACACTTCGTTCTAACATGTAGCACACCACAGGGATTACTATGGGAATATGTCATTATAAATCTATAAAATAATGTTCACTGGGTTATAGAAGTCTCTTTGCTATAGGTTGTCAAAGAGATCCGGTcgattttacaaaaaaaatatatgTTTATACAAATCTATAAAAATGTTCACCAGATTGTAATAGTGTGTCATACCTAGCACAAAAGTTGTACCGTTTGTTCCCAAAGTTAAAAAAAActatgaaatcttgcacatatcTCAATGTTAAATCAATGGTTTTCCATGTCAATAGTTTTATATCAAGAAAAACATAGTGTTTCTTCTTAACTTTTTTAAAGGTTTCTTCCTAACGTATTTTTATCCCAAATGATAAGTGTAATACGTGTGGCAAGAAGCAATTTGGCACAAAATTTCTCATAGTCACCTATATTGGCACATCATCACATGCATGCATACAAACCGAACATGTGATGTGAGCATAACTTTTTTGGTTTTCGAACTTTAAATATTTTATCTCCTAAATCAAAATTccgattaaaaatatattttcatcattaaatccaTCTCCATGAGATTTTCAAAGGTAAATCTCATATTGATATGTTTGGACAACTTTTCTTAGGACCAAAAGTTAGCATGGTGTTTACGCTGAAGTTGTTATAGTGTTTACACTAAAGTTGTCATGatatgttttatttatttattttgtagaTTTTAAATCTATAATTGTATTTCAACTATTTTATAGCAAATTTTATTAATTACCAtgacaatttttagtaattaaccatGACAAATTTACTTCATGGATCATGacaatttttagtaattcatcatggcaaaTTTAGTTTATAGATTATGACGATTTTAGTTTACACATCATAGCAATTTTAGTATTTTGACCAtaatgattttattttattttaccatGGTAATTATTATTTTTGTATCAACCATGATTTAGTGCATGGATTATGAAAAATTCAATTAATTCATCATGACAATTTTAGTTTATGATTAATGCCCAATTTGAGTCATTGGCCATGCATTTTTCAAGTAATTGACGCCAGATCTCTTTTTAATTGTGAATTATGACAAAATTATTTCAAGGATTGTGACACtgtaaacaccatggcaatttatgTGCAATAGACATGAAAAATTTCAACCCAAAAAAGTCGTCGAAACATAtcgatatgagatctagttttaaaaAAATTATCGCGAAAGATTTAATGATGAAAATGATGTTTTAATTGATTTTTTATTCAaaagataaaatattttaaaaattgaaAACTCAAAAGATTTCCGCTGACCGAACGTGTGGAGGATATAGGGGTCCCTTTTTATTTTGAAAGGGTTTCTTCCTAACGTTGAAATAACTATGAAATCTTGCGCATATCTCAACGTTAGATGAATGGTTGTCCGTGTCGATGGTTTTACATTACCTCTTTCTTGAACTGGGGATCTTTGCAGACTTTGTCGAGCTGATCTGGAGCAGGGATGACTCTCCAGCTAGGCACGACGGCGCAGATCATCTTCAGAGCGCTCACCACCACCGGATGAGGCCGCATGCCATCACCAAGCTGATACCACCGCAGAACAAAGACAAAGTTCAGCGATCTTCAGAGGACATAAATGAGCCATCAGGCGACAGATCAAGCTCCGCCTTGAGAATTCTAGGACAATTTGACAGGTCACAAGTGCAAACGAAATGCCTTTGGAATACAGTACTAGCATGTCATGCGATCAAGTCAGGAAGTGGACCTTGACCATGGGAGCGAGCAAGACGGCGCCGTCCCAGTACATGGAGTCCTTCCTGTGGACCTGCAGCGCCACGGTGCCGCCCATGGAGAAGCCGTAGAGGAACCTCTTCTTCGTCTTGTTCTCCGGCTTCTCTGAGATGGTTGCCAAATCGAAACCCCTTCAGACTTCGTTTTTTCTTTATTTCTAAATGCGCTGCGTAATGGAGCTGTAAATGAAGCTCTGTTCTTCTGCTCTGTTCTTACCGCAGACGCTCTTGAAGTAGTCGGAGCAGTCCTTGACGATGTCGCTGAAGCTCGATATGTAGCCTTTGGAGCCGGAGGACTTGCCATGGCCCTCTTGGTCTATCCCGTGGACGGCGTAGCCGGCGTGCACCAGTCGCGCGGCAGTGTCTGCACATGCGTGGAGTATGTTAGTACTGTTTCGTCGATGTTCGATGCTGAAATCTCTCTGAATTGATGGATGTAATTGCAACGCTGAAGAATGGAAGTGGTACCTGCCATCGATATGCTGCACTCTCCTGCATAGCCTGCAAGTTTTTGACGGCGAAACAGTAATGAATTTACTTTACTTCTTTCTATCTATCTACAAGCCTGATGAACTGCAGAATGGAAAATGGTGGAGAACGGAATGGTACCATGGCAGATGAAGATCAAAGCCTTGCGCTGTTGTTTCTTGGGCGTCCATTTGCAGGTGAAGAGCCTGCTGCCTCGTGAATTCAAGGTGAAGCCCTGCACAAATTTGGATTTTGCATGTATGCGTTAGGAAACAAACACGATATGAACGAACTCAGATAAAAGACGCCCGGTTTCACAAAATTCTGACCAACGCTCACAGGACAAACCTCTTCATACTTGATGTCATCTTTGTAGTGAGCCTGCAGAGATCACGAAAACTCGGAGCTAAATTCACCAGCGCAAAATCAACGCGAATGAACGAACTAAGAAAGAAGAGCGGGCCGCTTCTGAATTTACCATGGGAGAGGTTTTCGAAATGCCCTGCGGATAGGTCAGACGATCAGAGTCCCCAAGCGATCTCTGAAGATAACAGCAAGCGACCGGTGAAGATGGAAAACGAGGGGTGGTGCTGGATATATGCACGGAGACACGGACTTTTCTGCCTGGAGACAAATTCATCGCCAACCGGTTGAGGCGAGGAATTTTCTTGGGGTTTCAGAGGAGAGTCGCATCATGCTTCAGCACTAAGGGAACTCACGTTTGATAATGCACGCTGGCTCCGCGGAAAACGTCGTGCTGGGAAGATGGGGTGCCTGGTCAACGAACGAACCAAACTCCGACGGGTGAAAGCGAGAGGTCGAGGGAGACTCGcattctttttaaaaaaaaagaatATATTAATATCGCAAAATACTAATTACATCAGACTATGTATCAACAAGATGTCTTAAAAACATCTAGGATGCACATGAGCATATAACCCAAAAAATGTCTTGTAACAATGATCAACTCGTCTCAGCAACACCATACAGCCCACCATTAAAAAACAATACCCAAAAATATAAAGGACGTGTTTGGTTGCATACATTAGGACCAAACAAATCCGTGCGGAAAGAAACGGAACTGTTTGGCTACCTGTGTGGCTTGCATAGAATGAAACTCAAAGCATCTATGGGCCTACCTCGCTCGGCACGTCTAGATCAACAGTTTATAACGTATCAGTTTAAGCTAAGCCACAACAAACGCATATAAGTGGGGCCCTTGCACGAGAGGGGGCTAAAGGGATGCGAGCTAGAACACAGCGTGTACATATTATTTTCTACCTCCATTGAGCTCCTTCCTAATCtattttcttcctttttcttataATGTACACAATGATGCTTCGATTCGAGATAAGCTCTACACAAACAAATAAATATCGATGTTACGGTTCCATTTTTGCGATCGGTTCATAGTTTCGTCGATCGTAAATGCCTAGTTGTGTGTCCATATTTGGAGCTATTTTGAATGAATTTTATCAAATTCATCGCGCACGTTATCGACTGTTCAAAATTTCCTTTCAGTAGTAGCCTAATCTTGCAGTTattttaagaatagaagataaaAACACAAACTGAGACCCCCGCGTCGCCTAGCTCGGGCGACTCGAGGGAAAACTAGCCACCCACCGCTGGCCCTCCCCCCGTCGTCTCCTCCCTCCGCCGCTGCCGCTGGCCCCTGCCGCGGTGGCGGGGGGCCTCGCCcctaaggcctcgtttggttaagggggattgtggaggttttgagaggaaaatccccgggagggccagaaaccccacagatcctcgggcgcccatttggtaggaggggtttgcttagcccaatcccctctattccccttcaatcccttcctatccatgtgtttcaaaatcctcctcgggggactagtggaagcaaaaccccgggggtttgagaggattgggtggaacaaagggattcacccaatcccctgaaatccctccctctcaaaacctccccaatcccccttaaccaaacaaggcctaaagtGGGGTGGGGATGTCCTGTCATTTGCCGGCGGCGGTGCACATGCTCTCGGGCGCGATGTGGTGTAGTGAGGCGCCGGGGCGGCGGCCTCGGTCCGGGTTCACGGCATGGCCTAGGCGTGGACAGCCTGCGTCGCGAGCTGCGCGCGGCGGCGCTGGGCTCCAGATGTGCGCGTGAGGCGCGGATCGATGGCCGAGCGCGTCGACGGCTGGCGCAGGTCGGGTGCGACGGCTCTGGCGTGTGATGTGTGTGCGGGTGGCGGGCCTGCTAGCTTTTCTGCTGCTCGCTCGGGTGGCTCTGATCTGGATCTAGTCTTCGATTTGGGTGCTTCTACTTGCAACGCAAAGCTGGTTTCTGTggcggtggtggtcgtggtggtggacgGTGACAATGGCCAGGGTGGTGGTGCATGTTTGGGTGTGGTGGATCTAGGGATCCCGCGTCTAGAGTGAGTTTGCTCTCAACAGGGATGGTGATTGGTGGGCGACTGTCGTTGGTGGTAGGTGGTTGGCGCATCTCCGGGAGAAATCCCAGCTCTGATCCTCATTGGCGCCGACGGTGACGGCGACCGTGGGTGGCGCGACCTTTCTTGGAAGCGTTATCATGGAGTGTGCCCCTCCTTCCCATGGCTTTGGCTCCGGAGGGAAACCTCAGATTTGCTGGATCAGGCGATGAAGGCCTCTTCGCATCTTTCTCCTCCTTGGGGGCATCATCTCGGAGCCGGCCACGATGGGGAGACCGATGGATG
Coding sequences within:
- the LOC123440550 gene encoding caffeoylshikimate esterase-like; this translates as MNLSPGRKVRVSVHISSTTPRFPSSPVACCYLQRSLGDSDRLTYPQGISKTSPMAHYKDDIKYEEGFTLNSRGSRLFTCKWTPKKQQRKALIFICHGYAGECSISMADTAARLVHAGYAVHGIDQEGHGKSSGSKGYISSFSDIVKDCSDYFKSVCEKPENKTKKRFLYGFSMGGTVALQVHRKDSMYWDGAVLLAPMVKLGDGMRPHPVVVSALKMICAVVPSWRVIPAPDQLDKVCKDPQFKKEIRSNPYMYKGNIALQTGHELLAVSLDIEKNMHEVTLPFLVLQGEDDVVADPEGSRLLHERASSRDKTLKLYPGMWHVLMAEPPADVERIFVDVISWLNERAVSASK